In one Corallococcus sp. EGB genomic region, the following are encoded:
- a CDS encoding TetR/AcrR family transcriptional regulator, giving the protein MQDREKSPREEADGPDTRARIIAAAAELIASGGPDAATTRAVAAAAGVQAPTIYRLFGDKRGLLSAVVEHEMASYVAKKSARKPHPDPLQELRIGWDTHVAFGLSHPGLVALMCSDLTPGGQTTPVVSDGNELLRRRVRNIALAGRLRVSEERALGLIASMANGSMLTLLRQPEGQRDPGLSVAAREAVMDAITNDAAPSANTDARAAASTLRASLDSLKVLTKGERALLSELLARITDAG; this is encoded by the coding sequence ATGCAGGACCGTGAGAAGTCCCCCCGGGAAGAGGCCGACGGACCCGACACGCGTGCGCGCATCATCGCGGCCGCCGCGGAGCTCATCGCTTCAGGTGGGCCCGACGCCGCGACCACGCGCGCCGTGGCCGCTGCCGCTGGCGTGCAGGCGCCGACCATCTACCGGCTCTTCGGCGACAAGCGAGGCCTGCTCTCCGCCGTCGTGGAGCACGAGATGGCGAGCTACGTGGCGAAGAAGTCCGCCCGGAAGCCGCACCCCGACCCGCTTCAGGAGCTGCGGATCGGCTGGGACACCCACGTCGCGTTCGGCCTCAGTCATCCGGGGCTGGTCGCGCTCATGTGCAGCGACCTGACGCCAGGCGGCCAGACGACGCCCGTGGTCAGCGACGGGAACGAACTCCTGCGGCGCCGCGTCCGGAACATCGCGCTCGCGGGTCGGCTGCGGGTCAGCGAGGAACGGGCGCTCGGACTCATTGCGTCAATGGCGAACGGGTCCATGCTCACGCTCCTGCGCCAGCCCGAAGGACAGCGCGACCCGGGCCTGTCCGTCGCCGCGCGGGAGGCGGTCATGGACGCCATCACGAATGACGCAGCGCCCTCCGCGAACACGGATGCACGAGCGGCGGCCTCGACATTGCGTGCCTCGCTGGACTCCCTGAAGGTCCTGACGAAGGGCGAACGCGCGCTCTTGAGCGAATTGCTCGCGCGCATCACGGACGCTGGCTGA
- a CDS encoding APC family permease, with protein sequence MSPSPLQDETGASSAGPRDGYARRVGLFSGVMLVIGGIIGSGIFLNPAIVAQRVHTPGLTLIVWLLGGVVALIGAFIYGELGQRIPKAGGSYVYLRDAFGPLPAFLNAWGLMLMIATGAIAAVAVTFANYTLALTGLGESFRFPLAVGAILLLSAVNFFGVRPGALTQNIFTLLKLLALAVLVGAGLLLGGTPPAAVEAVDAPQAPDSLVLALGAALVPVLFSYGGWQQTNFVAEEMVHPERNLPRALLLGVIGVVTVYLLANLTYLRTLGAEGLAASRAPAADALGQLLGPVGRTFITAGVALSTFGFLNLVILVSPRVYQAMAADGLFFPWMAKLHPRFRTPSNAILFQAGWAILLTGTGTYGELLDSVVFADWLIFGSTAATLFIYRAREKQGLMPRAAYRVPGYPVTPLLFIAAALYVLLGSMASNPFNALKGAVLFGAGVPVFLHWHKRTRRPEAPPALGAP encoded by the coding sequence ATGAGCCCCTCCCCCCTCCAGGATGAAACCGGCGCCTCCTCGGCCGGGCCTCGTGACGGTTACGCGCGGCGCGTGGGCCTGTTCTCTGGGGTGATGCTCGTCATTGGCGGCATCATCGGCTCGGGCATCTTCCTCAACCCCGCCATCGTCGCGCAGCGCGTACACACGCCGGGGCTGACCCTGATCGTGTGGCTGCTCGGCGGGGTCGTGGCGCTCATCGGTGCCTTCATCTACGGAGAGCTGGGACAGCGCATCCCCAAGGCTGGCGGCAGCTATGTCTACCTGCGTGATGCCTTTGGCCCGCTGCCCGCGTTCCTCAATGCGTGGGGTTTGATGCTGATGATCGCCACCGGGGCCATCGCCGCGGTGGCCGTCACCTTCGCCAACTACACGCTCGCGCTCACCGGCCTGGGCGAGTCCTTCCGGTTCCCCCTCGCCGTCGGCGCCATCCTCCTGCTCTCCGCGGTGAACTTCTTCGGCGTGCGGCCCGGCGCGCTCACGCAGAACATCTTCACCCTGCTCAAGCTGCTGGCGCTCGCGGTGCTCGTGGGAGCGGGGCTGCTGCTCGGCGGAACCCCGCCCGCGGCGGTGGAGGCCGTCGACGCGCCCCAGGCGCCCGACTCCCTGGTGCTCGCGCTGGGAGCGGCGCTCGTGCCGGTGCTGTTCAGCTACGGCGGGTGGCAGCAGACGAACTTCGTGGCGGAGGAGATGGTCCACCCCGAACGCAACCTGCCGCGCGCGCTGTTGCTCGGCGTCATTGGCGTGGTGACGGTGTACCTGCTCGCGAACCTCACCTACCTGCGCACGCTCGGCGCGGAAGGGCTCGCGGCGAGCCGTGCTCCGGCGGCGGACGCGTTGGGGCAGTTGCTCGGGCCCGTAGGCCGCACGTTCATCACCGCCGGCGTCGCCTTGTCCACCTTCGGCTTCCTCAACCTGGTCATCCTCGTCTCGCCACGCGTCTACCAGGCCATGGCCGCGGACGGGCTGTTCTTCCCCTGGATGGCGAAGCTGCACCCGCGCTTCCGCACGCCCTCCAACGCCATCCTCTTCCAGGCGGGGTGGGCCATCCTCCTCACCGGCACGGGAACCTACGGCGAGCTGCTCGACTCCGTCGTCTTCGCCGACTGGCTCATCTTCGGCTCCACGGCCGCGACGCTGTTCATCTACCGCGCGCGGGAGAAGCAGGGGCTCATGCCTCGCGCCGCGTACCGGGTGCCCGGATATCCCGTCACCCCGCTCCTCTTCATCGCGGCCGCGCTGTACGTCCTGCTGGGCTCGATGGCCTCCAACCCGTTCAACGCCCTCAAGGGCGCGGTGCTGTTCGGCGCGGGCGTGCCCGTGTTTCTGCACTGGCACAAACGCACCCGGCGGCCCGAGGCACCTCCCGCCCTGGGCGCGCCTTGA
- a CDS encoding LuxR C-terminal-related transcriptional regulator, translating into MFNPMQFTPQELMLRDSVIAALNSSLSLPQVLEASRPTFLEFTQSDAMGLCLMRLKPTLDFRWHVPGHPVLILNEYSGVAEHDFMRQPIFDRPNMVIRDSQILTRDQYQRSLIWQRSHELNQRLEHVSAVLLPIRKDLVGALAFYRFQPRAFSSENANAISSLTAHLVNAVRNCNDVEKYVAGAQLLEELHNRPDCAFVIVEPASHEVYRSPRAANLLERWFRPSELHSSGLPGVFTERLDALIPMDADTRLGKTLWVVNHPEGYRTCRFIELPAAEGPRRWALLLSELPHAIPLPFEMQRQLTPRQIDIAKGVLRNWSNGQIADELKISGQTVKTHVRDLFDRLGVDNRNDFLYQAARLNRPV; encoded by the coding sequence ATGTTCAACCCGATGCAGTTCACCCCCCAGGAACTCATGCTCCGGGACAGCGTCATCGCGGCCCTCAACAGTTCTCTGTCCCTCCCCCAGGTCCTCGAAGCCTCACGGCCGACCTTCCTGGAGTTTACTCAGTCCGACGCCATGGGCCTGTGCCTCATGCGCCTCAAGCCGACGCTCGACTTCCGGTGGCACGTGCCGGGTCATCCCGTCCTCATCCTGAATGAGTATTCCGGCGTGGCCGAGCATGACTTCATGAGGCAGCCCATCTTCGACCGGCCGAACATGGTCATCCGGGATTCGCAGATTCTCACCCGTGACCAGTACCAACGAAGCCTCATCTGGCAGCGCAGCCATGAGCTGAATCAGCGCCTGGAGCACGTCTCGGCGGTGCTGCTCCCCATCCGCAAAGACCTCGTTGGCGCGCTCGCGTTCTACCGGTTCCAGCCACGCGCATTCTCCTCGGAGAACGCCAACGCCATCTCCAGCCTTACCGCGCACCTGGTGAATGCCGTTCGCAACTGCAATGACGTCGAGAAATACGTCGCAGGCGCACAGCTCCTCGAAGAGCTCCACAACCGCCCCGACTGCGCCTTCGTCATCGTGGAGCCTGCCTCCCACGAGGTGTACCGCTCCCCGCGAGCCGCCAACCTGTTGGAGCGGTGGTTCCGCCCGTCTGAGCTCCACTCCTCCGGGCTTCCCGGTGTCTTCACTGAGCGTCTGGACGCCCTGATCCCCATGGACGCGGACACGCGGCTTGGAAAGACGCTCTGGGTCGTCAACCATCCCGAAGGCTACCGCACGTGCCGGTTCATTGAATTGCCCGCCGCCGAGGGGCCCCGGCGCTGGGCGCTCTTGCTGAGCGAGCTTCCCCACGCCATCCCGCTCCCCTTCGAGATGCAGCGCCAGCTCACGCCCCGGCAGATCGACATCGCCAAGGGCGTGCTGCGCAATTGGTCCAACGGGCAGATCGCCGACGAGCTCAAGATCAGCGGTCAGACCGTGAAGACCCACGTGCGAGACCTCTTCGACAGACTGGGTGTCGACAACCGCAACGACTTCCTCTACCAGGCCGCCCGCCTCAACCGCCCTGTCTGA
- a CDS encoding alpha/beta hydrolase has protein sequence MNRIPSSSDFDPQLAALLPALEGYVPRGMTLAQLEHFRTLSRVTRQDLIGDAEVTCVDHCIQGHQGAEIEVSVIARKDHSVPGPAVFHIHGGGMVMGTRFAGAKALVDWALRHDAVCVTVEYRLAPEHPAPTLVEDCYAGLVWMAARAAELRFDPDQLVIFGGSGGGGLAAGTTLLARDRKGPRLLGQLLQCPMLDDRNETESAQRYDGVGIWDRTSNLTAWRAVLGERCGGPDVSPYSAPARATDLRGLPPTFIDVGGAETFRDEAIAYARGILAAGGECELHVWGGAFHGFYDIAPQSDLARACIAARDGWLGRMFARRAK, from the coding sequence ATGAATCGCATTCCTTCATCGTCCGACTTCGATCCCCAGCTGGCCGCGCTCCTGCCCGCGCTGGAGGGGTATGTGCCTCGCGGAATGACGCTGGCGCAGCTCGAGCATTTCCGCACGTTGAGCCGCGTCACCCGGCAGGACCTCATCGGAGACGCGGAGGTCACCTGCGTCGACCACTGCATCCAGGGCCATCAGGGCGCGGAGATCGAAGTGTCGGTCATCGCCCGGAAGGACCACTCGGTTCCGGGGCCTGCCGTCTTCCACATCCACGGCGGCGGCATGGTGATGGGGACCCGCTTCGCCGGAGCGAAGGCGCTGGTGGATTGGGCGCTGCGCCACGACGCTGTGTGCGTGACCGTCGAGTACCGGCTGGCGCCCGAGCACCCCGCGCCCACGCTGGTGGAGGACTGCTACGCGGGGCTGGTGTGGATGGCGGCACGGGCCGCCGAGCTGCGGTTCGATCCGGACCAGCTCGTCATCTTCGGCGGCAGCGGTGGCGGTGGGCTCGCGGCGGGCACCACGCTGCTCGCCCGCGACCGGAAGGGCCCCCGGCTGCTGGGGCAGTTGCTGCAGTGCCCCATGCTGGACGACCGCAACGAGACGGAATCCGCCCAGCGCTATGACGGCGTCGGCATCTGGGACCGCACCAGCAACCTGACCGCGTGGAGGGCGGTGCTGGGAGAGCGGTGTGGAGGCCCGGACGTGTCTCCGTATTCCGCGCCCGCGCGAGCGACGGACCTGCGAGGGCTCCCGCCGACCTTCATCGACGTGGGGGGCGCGGAGACGTTCCGGGACGAAGCCATCGCCTACGCTCGCGGAATCCTGGCCGCGGGCGGCGAGTGCGAGCTGCACGTCTGGGGCGGCGCCTTCCACGGTTTCTATGACATCGCGCCCCAATCCGACCTGGCGCGTGCATGCATCGCGGCGCGCGACGGATGGCTCGGGCGGATGTTCGCCCGCCGTGCGAAGTAG
- a CDS encoding SDR family oxidoreductase, with the protein MIVVTGATGQLGRLIVEKLIARVPVDQVAVSVRDVQKAQDLAARGVRVRAGDFADPRSLPYAFEGASQVLIVSSNVAAQGGDPLVQHRAAIDAARSAGARRIVYTSHMGASRASMFSPMLDHAATEQLLAGSGLAWTSLRNGFYASAAWALLEQALKAGVFEAPVDGKVSWTTHADLAEAAAVILANEGRFDGPTPPLTASQALDFGDLCDIASGLLGRPIRRSIVPEAEMRATLEAFGVPAPRVGIALGLYRAAHAGEFAAVDPALRQLLGREPTSMRELLADKLR; encoded by the coding sequence ATGATCGTCGTGACCGGAGCCACCGGGCAGCTTGGCCGTCTCATCGTGGAGAAGCTCATCGCCCGCGTCCCCGTGGACCAGGTCGCCGTCAGCGTTCGGGACGTCCAGAAGGCCCAGGACCTGGCGGCCCGTGGGGTTCGGGTGCGGGCAGGGGACTTCGCGGATCCGAGGAGCCTGCCGTACGCCTTCGAGGGCGCGTCCCAGGTCCTCATCGTGTCGTCGAACGTGGCAGCGCAGGGCGGTGACCCGCTGGTCCAGCATCGCGCCGCCATCGACGCCGCGCGGTCCGCGGGCGCACGGCGCATCGTCTACACGAGCCACATGGGGGCGAGCCGCGCATCGATGTTTTCCCCCATGCTCGACCACGCGGCGACGGAGCAGCTGCTGGCGGGCTCCGGTCTGGCGTGGACATCGCTTCGCAATGGCTTCTACGCCTCGGCCGCGTGGGCCCTGCTGGAGCAGGCCCTGAAGGCGGGGGTGTTCGAGGCGCCCGTGGACGGCAAGGTCTCCTGGACCACGCACGCCGATCTCGCGGAGGCGGCAGCGGTCATCCTGGCGAACGAAGGGCGGTTCGACGGGCCAACGCCGCCGCTCACGGCGTCGCAGGCACTGGACTTCGGCGACCTGTGCGACATCGCGTCGGGCCTGCTCGGACGTCCCATCCGCCGGAGCATCGTGCCGGAGGCGGAGATGCGCGCGACGCTCGAGGCCTTCGGCGTGCCTGCCCCACGGGTCGGCATCGCGCTCGGCCTCTACCGTGCGGCGCACGCTGGCGAGTTCGCGGCCGTCGACCCCGCGCTGCGGCAGTTGCTCGGGCGCGAGCCCACGAGCATGCGCGAGCTGCTCGCGGACAAGCTCCGCTGA
- a CDS encoding YncE family protein: protein MVRTPQVGPSKNRRRARAGLLSAAVSLFAASPAAAQAPSFIEFESAHVRPLALSPDGTKLFAVNTPDNRLEVFNVTSAGLTLAAEVPVGLEPVSVAVRSNTEVWVVNHLSDSVSVVSVSGTPHVVRTLLVGDEPRDIVFAGANGYAFISTAHRGQQRTDPSIAAVPGAGDPQLTTPGVGRADVWVFNPTSLGTTLGGTPVRILTLFGDTPRALAVSPDKKTVYAAIAQSGNQTTTINMDSVCNGFGSAGVCLVQPDTFPWGNNLFLGGLPGPSTNAQGAKAPETGLIVKWNSATSRWEDTLGRNWNNGVRFNLPDKDVFAIDADGLQQKAFYTGVGTTVFNLATNPKTGVVYATNSDANNLTRFEGPGEFGGSTVQGNIAKMRITVIKGTTVSPRHLNKHLDYSKLAGAPGFDSTAKNHSLSTPTEMAISSDGAKLYVAAFSSSKVGVFDTAALEADTFNPRTASANYIPVSGGGPSGLVLDEARNRLYVMTRFDNAVKVIDLATKNQVASAALYNPEPASVVQGRPFLYDATFSSANGEASCASCHVFGDKDELAWDLGNPDDVVTTNAIDKRLASSLEIGAFRLLTGHPSSDVNGTGNQGSFHPMKGPMTTQTLRGMSTSGAMHWRGDRSTGFFGAGAYDEALSFKNFIVAFPGLLGRADMPTEAEMNQFTNFQLQVQLPPNPIRNLDNSLTATQAAGRDFFFGSRRVDGLAIGSNTGFNCNGCHVIDAAKGFFGTDGQASFEGISQIMKIPHVRNVYTKVGMFGFPDSSFFQHSESGPMGDQVRGFGFTHDGAVDTIFRFFSAIVFANNSVGGPLVGFRSDSERREVEAYMLAVDSDLAPIVGQQVTLTSTNASAVGARIDLLIARAKAPFVSKILGGASYEADLVAKAAIGTRVKGFLFDRVAGTWKPDDGTANITTTALRALANTPGQEVTFTAVPPGSGTRIALDRNLDGRLDGQ, encoded by the coding sequence ATGGTCCGTACCCCGCAAGTGGGCCCGAGCAAGAACCGGCGGCGTGCCCGAGCCGGTCTGCTGTCCGCCGCCGTGTCGCTGTTCGCCGCTTCCCCCGCCGCTGCCCAGGCGCCCTCGTTCATCGAGTTCGAGAGCGCGCACGTGCGTCCCCTGGCCCTCTCTCCGGACGGGACGAAGCTGTTCGCCGTCAACACGCCGGACAATCGCCTGGAGGTCTTCAACGTCACCAGCGCGGGCCTGACGCTGGCGGCGGAGGTGCCGGTAGGACTGGAGCCGGTGTCCGTCGCCGTGCGCAGCAACACCGAGGTCTGGGTGGTCAACCACCTGTCCGACAGCGTCAGCGTGGTGAGCGTGAGCGGCACGCCGCACGTGGTGCGCACGCTGCTCGTGGGTGACGAGCCGCGAGACATCGTGTTCGCGGGCGCCAACGGCTATGCGTTCATCTCCACCGCGCACCGCGGCCAGCAGCGCACGGATCCATCCATTGCCGCCGTGCCCGGCGCGGGAGACCCGCAGCTCACCACGCCGGGGGTGGGCCGCGCGGACGTCTGGGTCTTCAACCCCACGTCCCTGGGGACGACGCTGGGGGGCACGCCCGTCCGCATCCTGACGCTCTTTGGCGACACGCCGCGGGCGCTCGCCGTCAGCCCGGACAAGAAGACCGTCTACGCGGCCATCGCGCAGTCCGGCAACCAGACCACGACCATCAACATGGACAGCGTGTGCAACGGCTTCGGCAGCGCGGGCGTCTGCCTGGTGCAGCCGGACACGTTCCCGTGGGGCAACAACCTGTTCCTGGGCGGCCTGCCCGGTCCGTCCACCAACGCGCAGGGCGCGAAGGCGCCGGAGACGGGCCTCATCGTCAAGTGGAACAGCGCCACCAGCCGCTGGGAGGACACGCTCGGCCGCAACTGGAACAACGGCGTGCGCTTCAACCTGCCGGACAAGGACGTCTTCGCCATCGACGCGGACGGCTTGCAGCAGAAGGCGTTCTACACGGGCGTGGGCACCACCGTGTTCAACCTGGCCACCAACCCCAAGACGGGCGTGGTGTACGCGACCAACAGCGACGCCAACAACCTCACCCGCTTCGAGGGCCCCGGCGAGTTCGGCGGCAGCACGGTGCAGGGCAACATCGCGAAGATGCGCATCACCGTCATCAAGGGGACGACGGTGTCGCCGCGCCACCTGAACAAGCACCTGGACTATTCAAAGCTGGCCGGTGCGCCGGGCTTTGATTCCACGGCGAAGAACCACAGCCTCTCCACCCCCACGGAGATGGCCATCTCCAGCGACGGCGCGAAGCTGTACGTGGCCGCGTTCAGCTCCAGCAAGGTCGGCGTCTTCGACACGGCGGCGCTGGAGGCGGACACCTTCAACCCACGGACGGCGAGCGCCAACTACATCCCGGTGAGCGGCGGCGGCCCCAGCGGCCTGGTGCTGGACGAGGCGCGCAACCGCCTCTACGTGATGACCCGCTTCGACAACGCGGTGAAGGTCATCGACCTGGCCACGAAGAACCAGGTGGCGTCCGCCGCGCTCTACAACCCCGAGCCAGCGTCCGTCGTGCAGGGCCGTCCGTTCCTCTACGACGCGACGTTCTCCTCGGCCAACGGCGAGGCCTCCTGCGCCAGCTGCCACGTCTTCGGTGACAAGGACGAGCTCGCGTGGGACCTGGGCAACCCGGATGACGTGGTGACGACCAACGCCATCGACAAGCGGCTGGCGAGCAGCCTGGAGATTGGCGCGTTCCGCCTCCTCACCGGCCACCCGAGCTCGGACGTGAATGGCACCGGCAACCAGGGCTCGTTCCACCCGATGAAGGGCCCCATGACGACGCAGACCCTGCGCGGCATGTCCACGTCGGGCGCCATGCACTGGCGCGGGGACAGGTCCACGGGCTTCTTCGGCGCGGGGGCCTATGACGAAGCCCTGTCGTTCAAGAACTTCATCGTCGCCTTCCCGGGGCTGCTCGGCCGCGCGGACATGCCCACCGAGGCGGAGATGAACCAGTTCACGAACTTCCAGCTCCAGGTGCAGCTGCCGCCCAATCCCATCCGCAACCTGGACAACTCGCTCACCGCCACGCAGGCGGCCGGCCGCGACTTCTTCTTCGGCAGCCGTCGCGTGGACGGCCTGGCGATTGGCTCCAACACCGGCTTCAACTGCAATGGCTGTCACGTCATCGACGCGGCGAAGGGCTTCTTCGGCACGGACGGCCAGGCGAGCTTCGAGGGAATCAGCCAGATCATGAAGATTCCCCACGTGCGCAACGTGTACACGAAGGTCGGCATGTTCGGCTTCCCGGACAGCAGCTTCTTCCAGCACTCGGAGTCCGGGCCCATGGGCGACCAGGTCCGTGGCTTCGGCTTCACGCACGACGGCGCGGTGGACACGATCTTCCGCTTCTTCAGCGCCATCGTCTTCGCGAACAACAGCGTCGGCGGTCCGCTGGTGGGTTTCCGGAGCGACAGCGAGCGCCGGGAGGTGGAGGCCTACATGCTGGCGGTGGACTCGGACCTGGCGCCCATCGTCGGCCAGCAGGTGACGCTCACGTCGACGAACGCCTCCGCGGTGGGGGCGCGCATCGACCTCTTGATTGCCCGCGCGAAGGCGCCCTTCGTGTCGAAGATCCTCGGTGGCGCCTCGTACGAGGCCGACCTGGTGGCGAAGGCCGCCATCGGCACGCGCGTGAAGGGCTTCCTGTTCGACCGCGTGGCCGGCACGTGGAAGCCGGATGACGGCACCGCCAACATCACCACCACGGCGTTGCGTGCGCTCGCGAACACGCCGGGCCAGGAGGTGACCTTCACCGCGGTGCCGCCGGGCTCCGGTACGCGCATCGCGCTCGACCGGAACCTGGACGGCAGGCTCGACGGCCAGTAG
- a CDS encoding GNAT family N-acyltransferase gives MTCRHWRWRVATTQRDFDDVARIRWAVFGGELGLLPASLAVARRELTSIDTLDTTLHVLVHAGSEAVATMRVALPNAEVAANLGVKLGLEMEQRVDLSGLLQPGRVIAEPSRFCVLPEWRRTDAATWLRAGMYAVSRRHGVTHWIASANLETDSPEDALLSWQVAAHRGWLSPHWRVAVPDPWQAPVHPRNPFYTPEERAKAAQGRLDELRLPRSPSLFARTMGARFISEPLYDAYFRWFTLPLVMTLDEIPTDSLARFHALENGVNSAA, from the coding sequence ATGACGTGCAGGCACTGGCGCTGGCGTGTCGCCACCACCCAGCGAGACTTCGATGATGTGGCCCGCATCCGCTGGGCCGTCTTCGGCGGAGAGCTGGGATTGCTGCCCGCGTCGTTGGCGGTGGCGCGGCGGGAGCTCACCAGCATCGACACGCTCGACACCACCTTGCACGTGCTCGTCCATGCTGGCTCGGAGGCGGTGGCGACGATGCGGGTGGCGCTGCCCAACGCGGAGGTGGCGGCGAACCTGGGCGTGAAGCTGGGGCTGGAGATGGAGCAGCGCGTGGACCTCTCGGGGCTGCTCCAGCCGGGGAGGGTGATCGCGGAGCCCTCGCGCTTCTGCGTGCTGCCGGAGTGGCGGCGTACGGACGCCGCCACGTGGCTGCGGGCCGGGATGTACGCGGTGAGCCGGCGGCACGGGGTGACGCATTGGATTGCCTCCGCGAACCTGGAGACGGACTCGCCCGAGGACGCGCTGCTGTCCTGGCAGGTGGCGGCCCACCGCGGCTGGCTGAGCCCTCACTGGCGGGTGGCGGTGCCCGACCCGTGGCAGGCCCCGGTGCATCCCCGCAACCCCTTCTACACACCGGAGGAGCGGGCGAAGGCGGCACAGGGGCGGCTGGATGAGCTGCGACTGCCCCGGTCGCCTTCGCTCTTCGCCCGGACGATGGGCGCGCGCTTCATCTCGGAGCCGCTGTACGACGCGTACTTCCGGTGGTTCACGCTGCCGCTGGTCATGACCCTCGATGAGATTCCGACGGACTCCCTGGCGCGTTTCCACGCGCTGGAGAACGGCGTGAACTCCGCCGCCTGA
- a CDS encoding iron-containing redox enzyme family protein, translated as MQTQAEQQTETSWLARLDEEARGLVAAVDAQPDGRRMLDGTLDVEGYIHYLVQTYHYARWSTPILAEGGYRLRRLGRLPELAELLVQKGEEEKGHDKWLLSDLKNLGVSAEQVEAAERSPAVDAYTGWNFFTSLSGVPTAVLGTAYALEYLSQTRAGVWAERLKAAAAIPNIHKSVTFLRSHGALDGDHVAEMQRILSRLTDPEDQEAILFSARVARSVYPRIFREGGVTRPPPAR; from the coding sequence ATGCAGACGCAGGCGGAGCAGCAGACGGAGACGAGCTGGTTGGCGCGGCTGGATGAGGAGGCGCGGGGGCTGGTGGCGGCGGTGGATGCGCAGCCCGACGGCCGCCGCATGCTCGATGGCACGCTCGACGTGGAGGGCTACATCCACTACCTCGTCCAGACGTACCACTACGCGCGCTGGAGCACGCCGATCCTCGCGGAAGGGGGCTACCGGCTGCGGCGGCTGGGCCGGCTCCCGGAGCTGGCGGAGCTGTTGGTCCAGAAGGGCGAGGAGGAGAAGGGGCACGACAAGTGGCTGTTGTCGGACCTGAAGAACCTGGGCGTCTCGGCGGAGCAGGTGGAGGCGGCGGAGCGGAGCCCGGCGGTGGATGCGTACACGGGATGGAACTTCTTCACGTCGCTCTCCGGCGTGCCGACGGCTGTGCTGGGGACCGCCTACGCGCTGGAGTATCTGTCCCAGACGCGCGCGGGCGTGTGGGCCGAGCGCCTGAAGGCGGCGGCCGCCATTCCCAACATCCACAAGTCGGTGACGTTCCTGCGCAGCCACGGCGCGCTCGACGGGGACCACGTGGCGGAGATGCAGCGCATCCTGAGCCGGCTGACGGACCCGGAGGACCAGGAGGCCATCCTCTTCTCCGCCCGGGTCGCCCGCAGCGTCTACCCGCGCATCTTCCGTGAGGGCGGCGTCACCCGCCCCCCTCCCGCGAGGTAG